One Rhizoctonia solani chromosome 3, complete sequence genomic region harbors:
- a CDS encoding class I glutamine amidotransferase-like protein, with protein MAGALFDYHPELQPVTFLVLDKDHPSTTMLPDRWTYKEEVYNFRSDPRSIGAKILLSVDPSSYTDTHIRTYDQGSPHPIAWYQERGAGAADGSTAGRGFYTSLGHLESTWTDQIFLMHVLGGIQWALASNTTRAMNPNGQVGAVPSSTSSKESQMRGLIESRGNGTRDQLRTTRCKSRSTGTFANLRDSFKRVLSPERSQVEARDGRLPTTADRSRSRGREFQSTGRGGAGNFVRSESVSRTREDGVGQERGREILPASKVTHSGRGGAGNIRSPSRDPEADIRALSHEREIIEDHRRTEEGQVVALNWPWWLWKHGSLRSRSREPSKAVHSSGRGGFGNITAGDGHGLANLEEEERVHHAHVPELRWERYRWSCPCPEIIAPSPVAEGVQWRSSGRGGAGNMKPVHHADPHGVAEEGRGRKEHTGIGGFIDRLTSRSRDPQHHDH; from the exons ATGGCAGGTGCTCTTTTCGACTACCACCCGGAGCTTCAGCCTGTG ACCTTTTTGGTCCTTGACAAAGATCATCCCAGTACCACGATGCTCCCAGACCGCTGGACGTACAAAGAAGAGGTCTACAACTTCCGTTCAGACCCTCGTTCCATCGGTGCAAAGATTTTACTCTCAGTTGACCCATCCAGCTATACCG ACACTCATATTCGAACCTACGACCAAGGTTCTCCCCATCCAATTG CATGGTATCAAGAACGGGGTGCAGGGGCTGCGGACGGCTCTACTGCTGGCCGGGGCTTTTACACCAGTTTGGGACACCTAGAGTCCACATGGACAGATCAGATATTCCTCATGCACGTACTTG GTGGTATCCAATGGGCCTTGGCATCGAATACGACACGAGCAATGAACCCAAACGGACAAGTGGGAGCAGTGCCGTCAAGCACGTCATCAAAGGAG TCGCAAATGCGGGGATTGATCGAATCGAGGGGTAACGGCACCCGTGATCAATTGAGGACCACAAGGTGCAAATCGAGGAG CACCGGTACTTTTGCGAATTTGCGCGATAGCTTTAAACGGGTGTTGAGTCCTGAGCGTTCACAAGTAGAGGCAAGGGATGGGCGTTTGCCAACCACTGCAG ATAGGTCTCGTTCTCGCGGTCGCGAATTT CAATCTACCGGTCGCGGAGGTGCGGGCAATTTCGTCCGCTCCGAATCCGTTTCTCGCACGCGCGAAGATGGCGTCGGCCAGGAGCGTGGTCGGGAGATTCTTCCTGCTAGCAAA GTTACTCACTCCGGCCGTGGAGGAGCAGGTAACATCCGTTCCCCTTCTCGGGATCCTGAGGCCGACATCCGTGCTCTGAGCCACGAGCGAGAGATCATCGAAGATCATCGCAGAACTGAGGAAGGCCAAGTTGTGG CACTCAACTGGCCGTGGTGGCTATGGAAACATGGATCGCTCCGCTCACGCTCTCGCGAGCCCTCCAAGGCGGTCCACTCCTCTGGCCGGGGTGGCTTCGGCAACATCACTGCTGGCGATGGACATGGCCTCGCTAACCTCGAAGAAGAAGAACGTGTTCATCATGCCCATGTCCCTGAATT GCGCTGGGAACGTTACCGCTGGAGCTGCCCCTGCCCCGAAATCATTGCACCGTCTCCCGTAGCTGAAGGTGTACAATGGCGTTCATCTGGTCGGGGCGGAGCCGGTAATATGAAACCGGTGCATCATGCTG ATCCCCATGGAGTTGCCGAAGAAGGCCGTGGGCGGAAGGAACACACTGGAATCGGAGGATTTATCGACAGGCTCACTAGCCGCAGCCGCGACCCTCAGCACCATGATCACTAA
- a CDS encoding NADH-ubiquinone oxidoreductase family protein yields the protein MRTYATPVEFKQPKNDPQLGDYPQIPPISVQRRPAKGWWNLQDRRNFGETLPEQHEILSIWAPDVFNISRANALKQFGIAVTIFLGFVMAVKASVPERPAAPRSYPYGGLVTELGGLDANKAAVYEPEEE from the exons ATGCGCACCTATGCGACCCCAGTAGAGTTTAAGCAGCCCAAAAACGATCCGCAGCTCGGTGATTATCCACAAATACCTCCTATTTCCGTACAACGTCGGCCTGCGAAGGGCTGGTGGAATCTTCAGGACCGACGTAACTTTGGAGAAACT CTCCCAGAGCAGCATGAAATCCTTTCCATCTGGGCCCCAGATGTCTTCAACATCTCGCGAGCAAATGCATTGAAGCAATTCGGCATCGCTGTGACTATTTTCTTGGGCTTTGTAATGGCAGTTAAAGCGAGCGTCCCAGAACGACCAGCTGCGCCTCGGAGTTACCCTTACGGCGGATTGGTTACGGAATTGGGTGGATTAGATGCAAACAAG GCTGCAGTATACGAACCTGAGGAGGAATGA